A stretch of the Acidilobus sp. 7A genome encodes the following:
- a CDS encoding 3-hydroxyacyl-CoA dehydrogenase/enoyl-CoA hydratase family protein, with product MVSADDVKQVLVVGAGTMGHGIAELFAVAGYKAFIADINKQILDSAMEKIKWSLSKLAEKGQLKESVDAIMSRITPIVSINPDGTFSNELAAAASQVDMMVEAATERIDVKQALFKFIDQHRKGRIIMATNTSSLPITEIASATSAPELVIGMHFFNPPPLMPLVEVIRGEKTSDDVVQSVVEISKRLGKQPVVVNKDVPGFIVNRVLARFLNTACWLVAKGRFSVLEVDSTVRYSLNFPMGAFELADYSGIDVFYLIAVAMAQRGFKQTPCPLFEQMYKANSLGMKTGKGFYEYPKPGAYVRPQIPKDLAGKVDPVLLIAGAVNEAAWLLGNNIASRDDIDKAVKLGLGWPKGVFELADQYGIDAIVAALNQLKQDIGPEYEPVPLLTQMISQGALGVKSGKGFYEYGRYEEVAKSTIVIRYEKPIAWIILNRPSKLNTINVDMINELSQTLDEIEENPDIRVVILTGSGRAFSAGADVTSFTGITPMKAAIFSRKFQELTLKMQYYTKPIIVALNGYTLGGGLELAMSGDIRIASETAMLGQPEINLGFIPGAGGTQRLPRIVGRSAAKLIIFTGDMVSAKDAKEMGLVDSVVPPERLEQEARALALKLAEKPPLALLAAKLAVEMGLESNIWAGLALESELFGLLFSTQDVIEGVSAFLEKRKPKFKGE from the coding sequence ATGGTCTCAGCAGACGACGTAAAACAGGTACTAGTCGTAGGAGCCGGTACTATGGGACACGGCATCGCAGAGCTGTTTGCAGTAGCTGGCTACAAGGCGTTCATTGCAGACATCAACAAGCAGATACTGGATTCGGCTATGGAGAAGATAAAGTGGAGCCTCTCAAAGCTGGCCGAGAAGGGGCAGCTGAAGGAAAGCGTCGACGCCATAATGTCTAGGATAACTCCCATAGTGAGCATTAACCCTGACGGCACTTTCAGCAACGAGCTGGCAGCAGCGGCCTCACAGGTAGACATGATGGTGGAGGCGGCCACGGAGAGAATCGATGTGAAGCAGGCCCTGTTCAAGTTCATTGATCAGCACCGCAAGGGCAGAATAATAATGGCCACGAACACAAGTAGCCTTCCAATAACTGAGATAGCCTCGGCCACGTCAGCGCCGGAGCTCGTTATAGGCATGCACTTCTTCAACCCGCCGCCACTAATGCCGCTAGTGGAGGTCATAAGAGGGGAGAAGACCTCAGACGACGTGGTTCAGAGCGTAGTTGAGATATCCAAGAGGTTGGGCAAGCAGCCAGTCGTGGTAAATAAGGACGTGCCAGGCTTCATAGTTAACAGGGTCCTGGCGAGATTCCTTAACACCGCCTGCTGGCTTGTGGCTAAGGGCAGGTTCTCAGTCCTAGAGGTCGACTCCACAGTTAGGTACTCGCTGAACTTCCCAATGGGAGCCTTTGAGCTCGCCGACTACAGCGGCATAGACGTGTTCTACCTGATAGCCGTCGCGATGGCCCAGAGGGGCTTCAAGCAGACCCCATGTCCACTCTTTGAGCAGATGTACAAGGCCAACAGCCTGGGCATGAAGACTGGCAAGGGCTTCTACGAGTACCCGAAGCCTGGGGCTTACGTGAGGCCCCAGATACCGAAGGACCTGGCTGGCAAGGTAGATCCCGTGCTACTCATCGCAGGAGCGGTTAACGAGGCGGCGTGGCTGCTTGGCAATAACATAGCCTCAAGGGATGACATAGATAAGGCCGTGAAGCTTGGACTAGGGTGGCCTAAGGGCGTCTTTGAGCTCGCAGACCAGTACGGCATAGACGCAATAGTAGCCGCGCTGAACCAGCTCAAGCAGGACATAGGGCCTGAGTACGAGCCTGTGCCCCTGCTCACTCAGATGATATCTCAGGGCGCGTTGGGCGTTAAGTCGGGCAAGGGCTTCTACGAGTACGGCCGCTATGAGGAGGTTGCCAAGAGCACCATAGTTATAAGGTATGAGAAGCCCATAGCGTGGATCATACTTAACAGGCCCAGCAAGCTGAACACTATAAACGTAGACATGATAAACGAGCTCTCCCAAACACTTGACGAAATAGAGGAGAACCCCGACATAAGGGTTGTTATACTGACCGGCTCTGGCAGGGCGTTCAGCGCGGGAGCTGACGTGACCAGCTTCACCGGCATTACGCCGATGAAGGCCGCGATATTCTCAAGGAAGTTCCAGGAGCTCACGCTGAAGATGCAGTACTACACTAAGCCGATAATCGTGGCATTAAATGGCTACACCCTGGGAGGAGGCCTTGAACTAGCCATGAGTGGCGACATAAGGATAGCGTCAGAGACGGCCATGTTGGGCCAGCCAGAGATAAACCTCGGCTTCATACCTGGAGCTGGCGGCACCCAGAGGCTTCCAAGGATAGTTGGAAGGAGCGCGGCAAAGCTGATTATATTCACAGGTGACATGGTATCGGCTAAGGACGCTAAGGAAATGGGCTTAGTTGACAGCGTCGTCCCGCCCGAGAGGCTGGAGCAGGAGGCCAGGGCCCTGGCTCTAAAGCTGGCCGAGAAGCCGCCTCTCGCGCTCCTTGCGGCGAAGCTGGCGGTTGAGATGGGGCTCGAGTCCAACATATGGGCTGGCCTTGCCCTTGAGTCAGAGCTCTTTGGCCTGCTGTTCAGCACTCAGGACGTAATAGAGGGGGTCTCAGCCTTCCTGGAGAAGAGGAAGCCCAAATTCAAGGGCGAGTGA
- a CDS encoding hydroxymethylglutaryl-CoA synthase, with the protein MPGPRAGIHGWGAYIPAYRLPLSEIAKVWGWHPEQYKGLAVEEKSVAGPDEDSTTMGYEAARNAIARAQVKPSEIQSVFFGTESKPYAVKPSATVIAQALGITPYTMASDLEFACRAASEGMRALSGMAASGLIKYGLVIGSDTAQANPGDVLEFTASSGAAAFVIGPEKGAAAIIEDSVTFVTDTPDFWRRAQEPYPLHGEGFTGEPAYFYHIEGAVKALFERTGLKPSDFKYAVFHQPNGKFPVKVGQDLGFTMDQVKDGLVTPMIGNTYNASALMGLARVLERARPGDRILVAPFGSGAGSDAYSIVVTDAIESKKTLAPTVDQYLARKVVVDYSFYSKSRGIILTIK; encoded by the coding sequence ATGCCAGGACCTAGGGCGGGCATACATGGCTGGGGCGCCTACATCCCAGCGTACAGGCTACCCTTAAGTGAGATAGCGAAGGTCTGGGGCTGGCACCCCGAGCAGTATAAGGGCCTGGCCGTTGAAGAGAAGTCCGTTGCAGGACCCGATGAGGACTCCACCACTATGGGCTACGAGGCCGCCAGGAACGCTATAGCGAGAGCTCAGGTAAAGCCCTCAGAAATACAGTCGGTGTTCTTTGGCACTGAGTCCAAGCCTTACGCCGTGAAGCCCAGCGCCACTGTAATAGCGCAGGCGCTCGGCATAACGCCTTACACCATGGCAAGCGACCTGGAGTTTGCCTGCAGGGCCGCGAGCGAGGGCATGAGGGCCCTGAGCGGCATGGCTGCGTCAGGACTCATAAAGTATGGTCTGGTTATAGGCAGTGACACTGCTCAGGCAAACCCGGGTGACGTGCTCGAGTTCACTGCTTCCAGCGGCGCTGCCGCCTTCGTGATAGGACCTGAGAAGGGCGCTGCCGCCATAATAGAGGACTCGGTGACCTTTGTGACCGACACGCCTGACTTCTGGAGGAGGGCTCAGGAGCCGTACCCACTTCACGGGGAAGGCTTCACTGGCGAACCAGCGTACTTCTACCACATAGAGGGCGCCGTTAAGGCGCTGTTCGAGCGCACAGGGCTTAAGCCGAGCGACTTCAAGTACGCCGTGTTCCACCAGCCGAACGGCAAGTTCCCCGTCAAGGTAGGTCAGGACCTGGGGTTCACGATGGACCAGGTAAAGGACGGGCTGGTGACGCCCATGATAGGCAACACGTACAACGCCAGCGCACTAATGGGGCTGGCCAGGGTCCTCGAAAGGGCCAGACCTGGTGACAGGATACTTGTGGCTCCATTTGGCAGCGGCGCTGGCAGCGATGCATACTCAATAGTAGTCACGGACGCTATAGAGTCTAAGAAGACCCTAGCCCCAACGGTTGACCAGTACCTTGCGCGCAAGGTTGTTGTGGATTACAGCTTCTACTCCAAGAGTAGGGGAATTATTTTGACGATTAAGTGA
- a CDS encoding chromatin protein Cren7, translating into MSKLPAVRVKDPTTGKDVELAPIKVWTLAPKTRKGVKIGLFKSPETGKFFRAKVPDDYPAK; encoded by the coding sequence ATGTCCAAGCTCCCGGCTGTGAGGGTAAAGGACCCAACCACTGGGAAGGACGTAGAGCTGGCACCCATAAAGGTCTGGACTCTGGCGCCTAAGACAAGGAAGGGCGTCAAGATAGGCCTCTTCAAGAGCCCTGAGACAGGCAAGTTCTTCAGGGCCAAGGTTCCTGACGACTACCCGGCCAAGTAA